A window of Adhaeribacter arboris genomic DNA:
TGACTCTCCGGTTACAACAAGAAGGTTTGCAGGAAATCATAAACCGGGCAATTACCTGGCCGGAAGCCGGTGCTTACCTGTACCCGGCCTTCCGTCAAACCTGGCTGGAAGCACTCCTGGAACAAGCGTACACCGAACGTCCGGCTCTACAACAATTCCAACGGGCCGGTCACGAAGATGTTATTCAGAAGTTTAACGAATTAGATTCTTTAATGCTGGCGTACAACCGAGCGAAACTTGCCCTGGCGCACTGGCAAAATTTACCTTTGCACCAAGCAGGCGGCCAGTTAGGAATTCTGCGTCGGGAGTTCGAAAAGAAAGCCCGCCATTTACCCATTCGGCAATTAATGGCCAAAGCCGGTAATGCTATTCAAGCAATAAAACCGGTATTTATGATGGGGCCGCTTTCCATCGCCAATTTTCTGCCGCCCGAATGCCTGAATTTTGATTTGGTAATTTTTGACGAAGCCAGCCAGGTGAAACCGGTAGATGCCTTTGGAGCCATCTTGCGCGCCAAACAAGTAGTGGTAGTAGGCGATAGTAAACAAATGCCGCCCACCAGCTTTTTCGATTCGCTGGTAAACGAAGAAGAAGCCGACGAAGAAAATATCACGACGGATGTTGAAAGTATTCTGGGATTATTTGCCGCCCAGGGTGCGCCGCAACGCATGTTACGCTGGCATTACCGCAGCCGCCACGAATCACTGATTGCGGTATCCAACCAAGAATTTTACGAAAATCGATTGGTTATTTTCCCAAGCCCGGATGCCGGCCGAAAAGAAATTGGATTAATCTACCGCCATCTGCCACAAACCTTTTATGACCGCGGCAAAACCCGCACCAATCCGCAGGAAGCCGAAACAGTAGCGCAAGCTATTATGCAGCACGCCCGTACCCAACCCGAATTAACTTTGGGTGTGGCTGCCTTTAGTATGGCGCAAATGCAGGCTATCATTAATCAACTGGAAATTTTACGCAAAGCTGACCCAGGAGCCGAGCCATTTTTTCAAGCGCATCCTAACGAACCTTTTTTTGTAAAAAATCTCGAAAACGTACAAGGAGATGAGCGCGATGTTATTTTTGTTAGTACTGGTTACGGCCGAACCGCCGAGGGTAATTTAGCCATGAACTTTGGTCCGTTAAACGGTACGGGCGGCGAACGGCGCTTAAACGTACTCATTACCCGGGCTCGGCTGCGCTGCGAAATATTTACGAACTTATCGCCCGACGATATTGATTTAAGCCGTACCTCTTCGCGCGGGGTGCAAGCCTTCAAAACTTTTTTAACTTACGCGAAGAATGGGCATTTATCCACCGGGGAAACAACCATTAATCCAGAAGTTCAGGCGGCACCTTTTGAAGAAGTCGTTTACCAAGCTCTTACCAACTTAGGGTATCAATTAAAGCCAAAAGTAGGTTCCGCGGGATTTCACGTAGATTTTGCCGTGGTAGACCCGCAGCAACCTGGCCATTATGCATTAGGGATTGAATGCGATGGCGCTACGTACTACAGTGCCCGTTCCGCCCGAGACCGGGATAGATTGCGCCAATCGGTGCTGCAAAGTTTAGGCTGGAATTTATACCACGTCTGGAGTACGGATTGGTTCCGGAACCCCGAAGCCGAACTAAAAAGATTGGTTTCAGCAATAGAACAAGCTCTAGGTAACGATTCTATACCTAAATCAAATGGAGCGGTAGTTAAAAGGAAATCAGAAGAACCCGTTATTACCCGGCACACGGCAACTACACAGGAACCAAACACTGGATTGCCGCCTTACCAGGTTGCCAACCTTACCATAAAATTAGGTATTCAGGAGCTGGCAGAGGTTTCGGTAACGAAGCTGGCCGATTGGGTTTGGCAAGTAGTCCAGGTGGAAAGTCCCGTACATATTACTGAAGTTACCCGTCGTATTGCCGAAGCAGTGAATCTTACAAAAGTTGGACCCCGCGTAAAAACTGCTATAGAACGAGCCATTGATTACGGCATTCAGCAAGGTGTAATGCGGCGGGAAAAAGATTTTCTTTGGTTACCCAACATGGCGCAGCCTCCTTTACGCGATAGGAGCCAATTACCTGCCTCCGTGAGAGATATCGATTTAATATCACCAGCAGAAATTAAATTGTTTATCCAAAAAACAGTAACGGAATCTTACGGTCTTACTTCCGATGAAGTAGCTCCTGCCACCGCAAAATTAATGGGCTTTTCGCGGGTTACGGACGATATCCGGGAGCAAATAGATTTAATGGTTGAAGAACTTTTACAAGCAGGAGTTTTTACGCAACAGGAAGGACATATTGTACGCCCTCGGCGCTGAAAACTTTACATTAAATATCCCCAATTTTTATAAATCTGATAAATGACTTCCGGAAATATAGTAATCATTGCTTATGAACTAGTATTTTTGAAGTTCATACAGGAACAGAATCAGATTACTAAAATATAATTCGCTTTTCGGAAACACATGTTAACAGTAGAAAAAATTGGCGGCACTAGTATGAGTGCGCTGGATAAAGTTTTAGAAAATATCATATACCATGGCCGCACCGGTGACCAATTATATAACCGGGTATTTGTGGTTTCGGCCTTTGCCGGGGTTACTAATTTGCTCCTCGAAAACAAAAAAACCGGTGCACCAGGCGTTTACCACCACATTGTAGGTCACAAAGATTTTCACCAATCGTTATACCAGGTAACCGAAGAGTTGCAGCAAATTAATAAAAGCTACGAGTATTTAGGCTTAGATGTAGAAGCAGCTAATAAATTCGTCCGGCAACGGTTGCACGAGGCTCAGCTATTTCTCGAAAATCTGGTAAATGTTTTGGCCTCCGGCTACGTAAGCTCCGAAAGCATTTTACAAGCCGCCCGCGAAATTTTAGCTTCTATCGGCGAAGCGCATGCCGCCTTTAATTTTGTCAATATTCTGCAAAACCAGGGTTTAAATGCCACCTTAGTAGATTTAAGCGGTTTCCACGACCACGAACCGTACACCATTGACCAGCGCATCGCGCATTCTTTAAAAGGCATTGACTTTGAAAAAACTATTACCGTAGTTACCGGCTACACCAAAGGCACCGAAGGCATTATGCGGGAGTTTGATAGGGGTTATTCCGAAGTAACTTTTTGCAAAGTAGCCGTTGCTTTAAAGCCAAAGGAAGCTATTATTCACAAAGAATATCACCTCTCTTCTGCCGATCCTGCTTTGGTAGGCCTGGAAAATTGCGTACCCGTAGTAAATACCAATTACGACGTAGCCGACCAACTAGCAGACGTAGGCATGGAAGCCATTCACCCGAAAGCCAGCAAACCTTTGGAAATAAATGGCATTAATTTGCGCATTAAAAATACCTTTGAGCCAGACCATCCTGGTACTTTAATTACCCGCGATTATGTGTGGCCAAACAAGCGCGTAGAAGTAATTACCGGCACGAACAAAGTAATTATTCTGGATATCTACGACCCGTTAATGGTAGGTACGGTAGGTTCGGACTTTGCTGTTATGCAGGAGTTCCACAAATTTAATATCAGCTACATTTTTAAGGCTACCAGCGCCAACAGTATTTCCATGGTTATCTGGGAAAAAGATTATAAACCAGAATTGGTGCAAGCGCTGGAAGCACAGTTTCAGGAGGTAACCGTTGAGAAAGTAGCCATTGTGTGCATGATTGGTTCTAATATCGACCAACCGGGTGTTCTGGCGAAGGCCGCCGGATCTCTCGCGGAGCACAATATAAATATTAAAAGCGCCGGCTTCTCCCTCCGGAAAGTAAACGTGCAATTTGTAGTAGCCCGTGAAGATTTTAAAGCCGCAGTAGTAGCGCTGAATAAAACTATGTTTTTCTAATCGAAAATAATCGATATCAAATAAGAAAAAGAATAGAAATAAATTAAAGAATTTTGTCCTTTTAGGAGGAAACTATTGAACAACGTAGCCTAATAGTTTCCTCCTAAAAGGATTTGAAGAAAGAGTTTTCTGCTTTAAACTAATTCAAAAGAAAACAGAATATTCATTATAATCTTTACACCGGATCTACATCTACTACTACCCGGATATTGCGGAAGTCTTTGTTTATTTTAACCTGGTTGATAGCTTCGGCGATGAGTAGCTTGGCAGCTTTCAGGCTGGTGTGTTCCCGGTCTAATTTTATATGAATTTCGCTTAAATAGTAATTGCGAATTTTGAAAATATAAGGTACTTCCGGACCAAGTACTTGGTTTTTAGGCAAACGATCGATGAATTCTTTGGTAAGTACGGCTGCTGCTTGCTCATTAATCTTTTCATCGATGTGTTTCACGGTAATTTTAATTACGCGCATAAAGGGCGGGAAATTAAATTTGCGGCGTTCCTGAATTTCAAATTCGTATAAAGCCTGGTAATCGTTCTCGATTACTTTCTGAAATATGGCCTGCGAAGGGTTGCCCGTCTGAATAATTACTAAGCCTTTTTTGCCTTTGCGGCCCGCCCGGCCACTTACCTGCACAAACATTTGGTAAGCCCGCTCGTGCGCCCGGTAATCCGGATAATTAATGATACTGTCCGCGTTGATAATCCCCACTAAACTTACATTTTCGAAGTCCAGGCCTTTGGTTACCATTTGCGTGCCTACCAGTACATTCGTATTATTGGCCTCGAAATCGGCAATGATTTGTTGGTAGCTGTTTTTACTGCGCGTAGTATCTAAATCCATCCGCTGGATATTGGCTTCGGGTAATAGCAGCTTTAGCTCGTCTTCAATTTTTTCGGTCCCAAATCCTACGGTTTTAATCATGGTGGAGCCGCAGGCCGGGCAATCATGGGGCATGGATTCGTGGTAACCGCAGTAATGGCAGCGCAATTCGCGATTGTATTTATGATAGGAGAGGCTTACCGCGCAGTTTTTACACTTCGGAATCCAGTCGCAGTCGTGGCAGTTAATGTAAGGGGCGTAACCCCGCCGGTTCTGAAATAAAATTACTTGTTCCTGCTTTTTTAATTTTTGCTCAATTTCATGTAACAACTTCTGCGAAAAATGGCTGTGCATGTTTTTCTTCTGGCTTTCCCGACGAGTGTCTACCAATTCTATTTCGGGTAAACCCGCTTCGCCAAAACGTTTGTTCATGGTTACTAAGCCCCAACGACCTGTTTTAGCGTTATAATAGGTCTCTACGGCGGGTGTAGCCGATCCTAATAAAGTTTTGCACCTGTGGTAGGTAGCCAGCATGAGCGCTACTTCGCGGGCATTGTAGCGAGGAGCCGGTTCGTATTGCTTGTATGACGATTCGTGTTCTTCGTCCACAATAATCAGCGACAAGTTATGAAAAGGTAGAAATATAGCCGAGCGCACGCCAATTACCACTGAAAAACGGCCCGACAAAATACCGTTCCAAACTTCTACCCGTTCGTTATCGGAAAATTTAGAATGATACACTCCTAAACGATTACCAAAAACTTTGATGAGGCGCGTTACAATTTGGGCGGTAAGGGCAATTTCAGGTAGTAAATACAAAACTTGGCCGCCACCTTCCAACGCTTTTTTTATCAAATCAATGTAAACTTCGGTTTTACCACTACCCGTAATGCCGTGCAATAAAACAATATCCTTACTGTCAAATAAATCTAATATTTCGTCGCGGGCAGCTATTTGATGGGCGGATAAGTTAAAGGCGGGTAATGGTTTATTATCATCCACCGGAAACCGGGAAACAATAGTTTCGAACTGTTCCATAATGCCTTTTTTGATTAAAGCATTAATAGATGAAAGCGATAAATGCGGATTAGAAGTAAGAGTATTTTTTTCGATGCCTTTTTCGTTCAGGTGCACATTCTGGTGGACGGGTACCTTCTGCAAATACTGCAGAACCACATCGAGTTGTTTCGGCCGGATTGCCAGTTGGCTCATGAGTTCTTCCAGTAATTCGGCTTCGTGGATGAAATGCGGCGATAAGCGCAGTTTCTTAACTACCTTCGGGGTGTATTTATCGGCTATTTCTTCAAAAATAATAATAACCTCTTTTTGGATTAGTGATTTTATTATTTTATGAAAATGGTTGATCTGCAATAAATTTCCCACTTCGGTAAAAGTGAGGGTTTTATTCTGGCCTAAGGCAAAGACTATTTTTTCTTCGGCGGTAGATAAGGGGTATACCGGGTATTCCGGATTAAACTGCGGGTGCAATTGTATCCGGGACTCACTGCTTAGTTTTAAGGCTGAAGGCAAAGCTGCGTTTATTACTTCGCCAATAGTGCACATGTAATACTCGGCAATCCAATTAAATATTTTAAGCTGAGGCGTAGTTACCACCGGAGTTTCGTCGATAATTTCCAGAATGTATTTGGCCTGGTAGCCAGACGGGGGATTCTCGTGTACATCGGCTACAATGCAACTCAAAATCTTCTTGGCTCCAAACTGCACAATCACGCGAGTTCCCACGAAGATATCATCGTTCATGTCGTAGGGCACCCGGTAGGTATATAGTTTGGGTAAAGGCAAAGGCAAAATTACGTCGGCAAATAAAGTTATTCGCTCCGTAGCTTGTTCCGACGATTGAAATAATAATGGTTGGCTCAACAGTACTCCCGTTTTTAATCGCTGAAGAGTTTTCAGCTATCGCAAAGGTCGCAAGAACCCGAATCTTTCCCAAATAGTTGAGAGGTTGGAAAGAAGGTTTAAAAGTTGGGAAGTGGAAAAGTTGGAAAGTTGATTTGCAGGCTATTGGTTAAACATTGCTATTTGCCATAAGTTCGACTTTTAGCGTAAATTAACTTATTCATTATTTCAGAGGGGCTTTTATAATCAGAACGTTCCCGCTCGTTATACTAATTTGCTAGTATATAAATAATTAGGAATCTTTTTAAGGTACATCAGTTTGCCCGGCCAAAGGCCTCCCAGATAGTTGGAACAAGCGAGGACGCTGACGCCAACTATTTCTATATATTTCAACTTTTCAACCTTCTAACTTTTCAACCTTTCAACTAAACTTCATTAATCTTATCTAATTGTTCCAGCGCTTCGGTTACCGTATGTACCGGTAATTGGCAAGTTTTATTAAAGCAAACGTAGATGGTGGTTTCCTCGCCAATGGCTATTCGGTCGGAGAGTAAGGGTAAATCGCTTTCAATTTCCGTGCCCGCGAAAATGGCATTGGGAAAGTAAAAATCGGCGAAAGAATTGCGGAAACTTTGTGCTTCCGGTCCCACAATTGCTATTTCGGCGGTAGGTTTTAGTTTGGCATAATACACATTTGCCCAATTAGCTAAATGACTTGGTTGTTTTACCAATAACTGTTTTATTTGGCTTAACATCGCTTCCGATATTTCGAAGTATTTGGGCTGATCGAAATACAGGCTTAAAAAATGCAGGTTACTGGCCATTACGGAGTTGGAAGCCGGAATAACATTGTCCAGGATTTCTTTTTTGCGGGCAATTAATTTTTCGCCTTCTTTATCGGTATAGAAAAATAAATTTTCGTTTTCGTCGAAAAAGTTGCCAAGCGTGTATTTAGTCAATTGATGGGCTTCATTTAGCCAATTTTCGTCGAAGGTAATTTCGTATAGCCGGATAAAAGCTTGAATGAGCAAAGCGTAATCTTCTAAAAAAGCATTAATGCTGGCTTTCCCGTTTTTATAATTACGAAACAGCTTTGGTCCGTTTTTTACCCTTTGGCGCAGGAAATTCGCGTTTTTCAAAGCTAGTTCCCGGAATTTTTCTTCTTGAAAAACATAATACGCATCCGCTAAACCTTTCAGCATTAAAGCGTTCCAAGCGGTTAGAATTTTGTCGTCGAGGCCGGGACGAACTCTTTGGGAGCGAGCCCGCATTACCTTTGCCTTCCAGCCCTTAACTAATTCTTTTAAAATAGGAATTTCTAACTGGTGTTCTGCCGCAAACGCTTCATCCGTTTGCCGGCGGTGCAAAATGTTTTGGTTATGTTCCCAATTACCTTCGGCGTGTACGTTGTAGTAAGTAGAAAATAAAGGTTCTTCGGCTCCAATAATCTCTTGGAGTTCTTCTTTCGTAAATACGTAAAACTTACCTTCTTCGCCTTCGCTATCGGCATCCAGGGAAGAGAAAAAACCGCCTTCCGGACTTATAAGTTCGCGTTCTACGAAAGAAATGGTTTCGTACACTACTTCTTTGTACAAAGAATTTTTGGTTATCTGGTACGCTTCGGCATATAAGCTAATTAGTTGGCCATTGTCGTACAACATTTTTTCGAAGTGCGGAACCAACCATTCGTTATCCACGGAGTAACGAGCAAAACCACCCCCAGCCTGGTCGTAAATTCCGCCGAAAGCCATTTCGCGAAGTGTTAGATTTACGTGCTCCAGGGCGGCGGTTTGATTGGCGTATTGGTAATACCG
This region includes:
- a CDS encoding aspartate kinase, with product MLTVEKIGGTSMSALDKVLENIIYHGRTGDQLYNRVFVVSAFAGVTNLLLENKKTGAPGVYHHIVGHKDFHQSLYQVTEELQQINKSYEYLGLDVEAANKFVRQRLHEAQLFLENLVNVLASGYVSSESILQAAREILASIGEAHAAFNFVNILQNQGLNATLVDLSGFHDHEPYTIDQRIAHSLKGIDFEKTITVVTGYTKGTEGIMREFDRGYSEVTFCKVAVALKPKEAIIHKEYHLSSADPALVGLENCVPVVNTNYDVADQLADVGMEAIHPKASKPLEINGINLRIKNTFEPDHPGTLITRDYVWPNKRVEVITGTNKVIILDIYDPLMVGTVGSDFAVMQEFHKFNISYIFKATSANSISMVIWEKDYKPELVQALEAQFQEVTVEKVAIVCMIGSNIDQPGVLAKAAGSLAEHNINIKSAGFSLRKVNVQFVVAREDFKAAVVALNKTMFF
- the priA gene encoding replication restart helicase PriA codes for the protein MSQPLLFQSSEQATERITLFADVILPLPLPKLYTYRVPYDMNDDIFVGTRVIVQFGAKKILSCIVADVHENPPSGYQAKYILEIIDETPVVTTPQLKIFNWIAEYYMCTIGEVINAALPSALKLSSESRIQLHPQFNPEYPVYPLSTAEEKIVFALGQNKTLTFTEVGNLLQINHFHKIIKSLIQKEVIIIFEEIADKYTPKVVKKLRLSPHFIHEAELLEELMSQLAIRPKQLDVVLQYLQKVPVHQNVHLNEKGIEKNTLTSNPHLSLSSINALIKKGIMEQFETIVSRFPVDDNKPLPAFNLSAHQIAARDEILDLFDSKDIVLLHGITGSGKTEVYIDLIKKALEGGGQVLYLLPEIALTAQIVTRLIKVFGNRLGVYHSKFSDNERVEVWNGILSGRFSVVIGVRSAIFLPFHNLSLIIVDEEHESSYKQYEPAPRYNAREVALMLATYHRCKTLLGSATPAVETYYNAKTGRWGLVTMNKRFGEAGLPEIELVDTRRESQKKNMHSHFSQKLLHEIEQKLKKQEQVILFQNRRGYAPYINCHDCDWIPKCKNCAVSLSYHKYNRELRCHYCGYHESMPHDCPACGSTMIKTVGFGTEKIEDELKLLLPEANIQRMDLDTTRSKNSYQQIIADFEANNTNVLVGTQMVTKGLDFENVSLVGIINADSIINYPDYRAHERAYQMFVQVSGRAGRKGKKGLVIIQTGNPSQAIFQKVIENDYQALYEFEIQERRKFNFPPFMRVIKITVKHIDEKINEQAAAVLTKEFIDRLPKNQVLGPEVPYIFKIRNYYLSEIHIKLDREHTSLKAAKLLIAEAINQVKINKDFRNIRVVVDVDPV
- a CDS encoding thioredoxin domain-containing protein codes for the protein MLYHNFSLRFEKERGGMGQAPKFPMPVNYLFLLRYYQYANQTAALEHVNLTLREMAFGGIYDQAGGGFARYSVDNEWLVPHFEKMLYDNGQLISLYAEAYQITKNSLYKEVVYETISFVERELISPEGGFFSSLDADSEGEEGKFYVFTKEELQEIIGAEEPLFSTYYNVHAEGNWEHNQNILHRRQTDEAFAAEHQLEIPILKELVKGWKAKVMRARSQRVRPGLDDKILTAWNALMLKGLADAYYVFQEEKFRELALKNANFLRQRVKNGPKLFRNYKNGKASINAFLEDYALLIQAFIRLYEITFDENWLNEAHQLTKYTLGNFFDENENLFFYTDKEGEKLIARKKEILDNVIPASNSVMASNLHFLSLYFDQPKYFEISEAMLSQIKQLLVKQPSHLANWANVYYAKLKPTAEIAIVGPEAQSFRNSFADFYFPNAIFAGTEIESDLPLLSDRIAIGEETTIYVCFNKTCQLPVHTVTEALEQLDKINEV